One genomic region from Candidatus Desulfatibia profunda encodes:
- a CDS encoding CBS domain-containing protein, with amino-acid sequence MFISRSMTHKVITVDENADIAEAQEKMTRHQIRHLPVVGEDNLLLGIVTDRDIRSALPSSRLTAADSEEQRKRLTEIKIKDIMTKNPFTISPADTIQDALLLIQNKRVGALPVVDDHGRLKGILSVRDLLRAVINVLGLGEPGTLLGILVEQKIGQMKKIVDAITEEKVSFGSILVARYWDEGKRAVFPYLLTQNVGPVKRKLQKMGYTLLDPMEWYLDHLPGQDMQDISD; translated from the coding sequence ATGTTTATCAGCCGATCAATGACCCATAAAGTTATCACCGTTGACGAAAATGCTGATATCGCTGAAGCCCAGGAAAAAATGACCCGCCATCAAATTCGTCACCTTCCCGTGGTTGGAGAGGATAACCTTCTCCTGGGGATTGTCACGGATCGCGATATCAGGAGTGCTTTGCCGTCCAGCCGCCTGACTGCTGCCGACAGCGAAGAACAAAGGAAACGGCTGACGGAAATCAAGATAAAGGACATCATGACCAAAAACCCTTTTACCATTTCTCCGGCCGATACCATTCAAGATGCCCTCTTGCTGATACAGAACAAACGCGTCGGCGCTCTGCCGGTTGTCGACGACCACGGCCGGCTGAAAGGAATTCTTTCCGTCCGTGATTTGCTGCGGGCGGTTATCAATGTTTTGGGACTAGGGGAGCCGGGAACACTTCTGGGCATTCTTGTGGAACAAAAAATCGGGCAGATGAAAAAAATCGTCGACGCCATCACCGAGGAAAAAGTTTCTTTTGGAAGCATCCTGGTTGCCAGGTACTGGGATGAAGGCAAACGGGCTGTTTTCCCCTACCTGCTGACACAAAACGTCGGCCCGGTTAAACGCAAACTGCAAAAAATGGGATATACCTTGCTCGACCCCATGGAATGGTATTTAGACCATCTCCCGGGCCAGGATATGCAGGATATATCGGACTGA
- a CDS encoding histone deacetylase translates to MKRTGFVYDEKYLLHDTGPYHPESPKRLLAIYQGIKEAGLLPKLTLIHAKRADLKWIETVHEKKYIDRFESACRSGDSIFDSPDNQMCPDTFEVALLAVGGVLEAARLLMAGTIDNAFCAVRPPGHHAEKNRAMGFCYFNNVAVAVRYLQAEWGIRNVGIVDFDVHHGNGTQDIFEEDPSVFYYSIHQHPSFAYPGTGRAFDQGSGAGYGRTRNYPVLPGKGDSDYIGLMERDLIPVLSEFQPEVLLVSAGFDGHADDDMSDMRLSTQGFSQLMQGIVELANRHSNGRIISVLEGGYCLERLPELAKNHVEILLNA, encoded by the coding sequence ATGAAAAGAACCGGTTTTGTGTATGATGAAAAGTACTTGCTTCATGATACAGGTCCTTATCATCCTGAATCACCAAAAAGGCTGCTGGCTATTTATCAGGGAATCAAAGAAGCCGGTCTACTTCCCAAGCTTACCCTGATTCATGCCAAGCGGGCGGATTTGAAGTGGATCGAAACGGTCCATGAAAAAAAATATATTGATCGTTTTGAAAGTGCCTGCCGTTCAGGAGATTCAATATTTGACAGCCCGGACAATCAAATGTGCCCGGACACGTTTGAGGTCGCCCTGCTGGCTGTCGGCGGCGTTCTTGAAGCCGCTCGCCTGCTGATGGCCGGTACCATCGACAATGCCTTTTGTGCCGTGAGGCCTCCGGGGCATCATGCTGAAAAAAACAGGGCCATGGGATTTTGTTATTTCAACAATGTTGCCGTTGCAGTCCGGTACCTCCAAGCCGAATGGGGCATCCGGAACGTCGGGATCGTCGATTTTGATGTTCACCACGGCAACGGCACCCAGGATATTTTCGAAGAGGACCCTTCTGTTTTCTATTACTCCATTCACCAGCATCCGTCGTTTGCTTATCCCGGAACCGGGCGTGCCTTTGATCAGGGCTCCGGAGCCGGCTATGGGCGTACCAGAAATTATCCGGTTCTGCCCGGCAAAGGAGACAGCGACTACATCGGCCTTATGGAAAGGGATCTCATCCCGGTATTAAGCGAATTTCAGCCTGAAGTTTTGCTGGTTTCGGCCGGCTTTGACGGCCATGCTGACGACGACATGTCGGATATGCGTCTTTCAACTCAAGGGTTTTCACAATTAATGCAAGGAATCGTCGAACTGGCGAACAGACACTCTAACGGCAGAATAATTTCGGTACTTGAAGGCGGCTACTGTCTGGAACGGCTGCCCGAACTGGCAAAGAACCATGTTGAAATTTTATTGAATGCCTGA
- a CDS encoding AAA family ATPase, which produces MPISIALAGKGGTGKTTVAGMLIKYLLKTDKSPVLAVDADCNANLNEVLGLEVSDTLGNAREEMKKGTVPSGMTKDVFMDMKLQQAIIEHDGYDLVVMGQPEGAGCYCAANNLLTGFLDKLIGNYPYIVMDNEAGMEHISRLTTSNVDILLIVADTSRRGLQAAIRINELAKSLNIGVGKSYLIMNQAREEPTDAVLEMIQKGGLELAGTIPEDRTVYEYDLKGRPTVEIPGNNKAVRAAFDIFAKIVP; this is translated from the coding sequence ATGCCGATTTCAATTGCACTGGCCGGGAAAGGCGGCACAGGGAAAACCACTGTTGCGGGTATGCTGATCAAGTATTTGCTAAAGACGGACAAGTCGCCCGTACTGGCTGTTGACGCCGACTGTAATGCAAATTTAAATGAGGTTCTGGGCCTTGAAGTTTCCGATACCCTTGGAAATGCCCGTGAGGAGATGAAAAAAGGGACAGTTCCCAGCGGAATGACCAAAGATGTCTTTATGGACATGAAACTTCAACAGGCTATTATAGAACATGACGGCTATGACCTTGTCGTTATGGGGCAGCCGGAGGGCGCGGGCTGCTATTGTGCTGCAAATAATCTTTTGACGGGATTTCTGGATAAACTTATCGGTAATTACCCTTATATCGTCATGGATAATGAAGCCGGAATGGAGCATATCAGCCGGCTGACCACCAGCAATGTTGATATTCTTCTCATTGTTGCGGACACATCCCGACGCGGACTCCAGGCTGCCATCCGGATCAATGAACTTGCCAAAAGCCTTAACATCGGTGTTGGAAAGAGCTACTTGATTATGAACCAGGCCCGGGAAGAACCGACGGATGCGGTTTTGGAGATGATTCAAAAGGGAGGATTGGAACTTGCCGGAACAATCCCTGAAGACCGTACCGTATACGAATATGATTTAAAAGGACGTCCGACCGTTGAAATTCCGGGCAATAATAAGGCGGTCCGGGCGGCATTTGACATTTTTGCAAAAATTGTTCCTTAA